A single region of the uncultured Flavobacterium sp. genome encodes:
- a CDS encoding peptidylprolyl isomerase: MKKSILLLLLAVTSFYSCKDEHGNLPDGLYADIETNKGHIIVELDYKKAPITVANFVTLAEGKNEFVTKEYLKGKPFYDGLKFHRVIEDFMIQTGDPEGTGSGDTGYKFKDEITDLKFDKAGVLAMANNGPGTNSSQFFITHVETPWLDGKHTIFGHVVEKGQEVVNQIKQDDKVVSVTIIRNGEAAKKFDAVKVFHDYFSEIAKEKSKYAGVQKEKVAYYASVRPKATKTSTGLEYLITEKGTGKKPATGTQIYIHYSGFLEDGTLFDSSVEEVNKAFGKFDAARAEQHGYQPIPFQAGRKDGMIPGFIEGIEQLSFGDKAILFIPSHLAYGATGAGGVIPPNANIIFEVQLLEKP; this comes from the coding sequence ATGAAAAAAAGTATTTTATTATTACTACTAGCCGTTACCTCATTTTATTCTTGTAAAGACGAACACGGTAATTTACCTGATGGTTTATATGCTGACATTGAAACAAATAAAGGACATATTATTGTTGAATTAGATTATAAAAAAGCTCCTATTACGGTGGCTAATTTTGTAACCTTGGCCGAAGGTAAAAATGAATTCGTAACAAAGGAATATCTAAAAGGAAAACCTTTTTATGACGGACTGAAATTTCATAGAGTTATTGAAGATTTCATGATTCAGACCGGAGATCCTGAAGGAACTGGTTCTGGAGATACAGGTTATAAATTTAAAGATGAAATTACTGATTTGAAATTTGATAAAGCGGGTGTTTTGGCTATGGCAAACAATGGTCCCGGAACAAACAGCAGTCAATTTTTTATTACACATGTTGAAACTCCTTGGTTAGACGGAAAACATACTATTTTTGGTCATGTGGTTGAAAAAGGACAAGAAGTTGTAAATCAAATTAAACAAGATGATAAAGTGGTTTCTGTAACTATTATCAGAAATGGTGAAGCGGCAAAGAAGTTTGATGCTGTAAAAGTATTTCATGATTACTTTTCTGAAATCGCAAAAGAAAAAAGTAAGTATGCAGGAGTTCAAAAAGAAAAAGTAGCTTACTATGCTTCTGTTAGACCAAAAGCTACAAAAACGAGCACTGGTTTAGAATACTTGATTACTGAAAAAGGAACAGGTAAAAAACCAGCTACAGGAACTCAAATCTACATTCACTATTCTGGTTTCTTAGAAGACGGAACTTTGTTTGATTCAAGCGTAGAAGAAGTTAACAAAGCTTTCGGAAAGTTTGATGCAGCAAGAGCAGAACAACACGGATATCAGCCAATTCCGTTTCAGGCAGGCCGTAAAGACGGTATGATTCCCGGGTTTATTGAAGGAATTGAGCAACTTTCTTTTGGAGATAAAGCAATTCTTTTTATTCCGTCACACTTAGCTTACGGAGCAACTGGAGCAGGAGGAGTTATTCCGCCAAATGCAAATATTATTTTTGAAGTTCAACTATTGGAAAAACCGTAA
- a CDS encoding GlsB/YeaQ/YmgE family stress response membrane protein: protein MDFLYFLLIGAISGWLAGQVWKGAGFGLLGNIVVGIIGGIVGGWIAGKLGIGGGGLLWQIIIAVGGAWVLLFIISLIKKA, encoded by the coding sequence ATGGATTTTTTATATTTCTTACTTATAGGAGCCATTTCAGGATGGTTAGCAGGTCAGGTCTGGAAAGGTGCCGGCTTTGGATTACTTGGTAATATCGTCGTTGGAATCATCGGCGGAATTGTTGGTGGCTGGATTGCCGGAAAACTGGGCATTGGCGGCGGCGGACTTCTTTGGCAAATTATTATAGCCGTTGGGGGCGCCTGGGTTCTATTATTTATAATTAGTCTGATAAAAAAAGCATAA
- a CDS encoding DoxX family membrane protein has product MNLPWHLYLMAFLYIVAGLNHFRTPGMYIKIIPPVFKNPKLINILSGAAEIILGILLLFHPTTNLAALGVIILLIAVFPANLFMFQNKKASFGLPKWILFVRLFVQIILVYWAYQYTF; this is encoded by the coding sequence ATGAATCTACCTTGGCATTTATATTTAATGGCTTTTCTTTATATAGTTGCCGGGCTCAATCATTTTAGAACACCCGGAATGTATATCAAAATCATTCCGCCAGTTTTTAAAAATCCCAAATTAATAAATATTTTAAGCGGAGCTGCCGAAATAATTTTAGGTATACTTCTGTTGTTTCATCCTACAACTAATTTAGCAGCATTGGGCGTTATTATTCTCTTAATTGCTGTGTTTCCTGCTAACCTATTCATGTTTCAAAATAAAAAAGCTAGTTTCGGCTTGCCAAAATGGATTTTATTTGTACGTTTGTTCGTACAGATTATTTTAGTATATTGGGCATACCAGTATACCTTTTAA
- a CDS encoding peptidylprolyl isomerase — MKFKFLFLFCLAMVNIQAQTTKKPVAKAKPATTKTAPAANPNEGIFATISTTKGDIVLSLEYVKAPVTVANFITLAEGKNPYVKVDKLKGKPFYDGLKFHRVINDFMIQGGDPQGNGSGDPGYSFKDEFVPELKFDKGGVLAMANSGPATNGSQFFITHKDTQWLNGKHTIFGHVVSGMNVVNKIVQDDVITKITITSKGAAAKKFDAVKVFSDDVKKQEAKKAESQKVVAEKAAAFTSAKATATTTASGLKYVITKKGNGVKPAEGSTIYFHYAGYFEDGNLFDSSMSNVAKAYGKYDANRDAQGGYKAFPFTAGKKDGMIPGFIEAIDMMTDGEKATFILPSNLAYGANGAGGVIPPNATLIFEIELYQNQPVVK; from the coding sequence ATGAAATTTAAATTTCTATTTTTATTTTGCCTGGCAATGGTAAACATTCAGGCACAAACAACAAAAAAACCAGTTGCAAAAGCAAAACCTGCAACAACAAAAACAGCTCCTGCAGCAAACCCTAATGAAGGTATTTTTGCTACAATCTCAACTACAAAAGGAGATATTGTTTTATCATTAGAATATGTAAAAGCACCTGTAACGGTTGCTAACTTTATTACTTTGGCAGAAGGTAAAAACCCTTATGTAAAAGTTGATAAACTAAAAGGAAAACCTTTTTATGACGGATTAAAATTTCACAGAGTAATCAATGATTTTATGATTCAGGGTGGTGATCCTCAAGGAAATGGCTCGGGAGATCCTGGATATTCATTTAAAGATGAGTTTGTTCCTGAGTTAAAATTTGACAAAGGCGGTGTTTTAGCAATGGCTAATTCAGGACCTGCAACAAACGGAAGTCAATTTTTTATCACTCATAAAGACACACAATGGCTTAACGGAAAACATACTATTTTTGGTCATGTAGTTTCCGGAATGAACGTTGTAAATAAAATTGTTCAGGACGACGTTATCACAAAAATTACTATTACCTCTAAAGGTGCTGCAGCCAAAAAATTTGATGCAGTAAAAGTTTTCTCTGATGATGTAAAAAAACAAGAAGCTAAAAAAGCAGAAAGTCAAAAAGTGGTTGCTGAAAAAGCTGCTGCTTTTACAAGCGCAAAAGCAACTGCTACAACAACTGCATCTGGTTTAAAATATGTGATTACTAAAAAAGGAAATGGTGTAAAACCTGCTGAAGGATCTACAATCTATTTTCATTATGCAGGTTACTTTGAAGATGGAAATCTTTTTGACAGCAGTATGTCAAACGTAGCAAAAGCGTATGGTAAATATGATGCCAATAGAGATGCACAAGGAGGTTACAAAGCTTTTCCTTTTACTGCCGGTAAAAAAGACGGAATGATTCCTGGTTTTATCGAAGCTATAGATATGATGACTGATGGAGAGAAAGCAACTTTTATTCTTCCTTCAAACTTAGCATATGGGGCAAATGGTGCCGGAGGTGTAATTCCGCCAAACGCAACTTTGATTTTCGAAATCGAATTGTATCAAAATCAGCCTGTTGTAAAATAA
- the aqpZ gene encoding aquaporin Z, whose amino-acid sequence MKKLFAEFFGTYWLVFGGCGSALFAAGIPNLGIGFAGVALAFGLTVLTMAYAVGHISGGHFNPAVSFGLWAGGRFPAKDLLPYIISQCVGALAAAGTLFIIWSGKAGNVIDNTKAGAFASNGFGAFSPDGYSLQSAFIAEFVLTLFFLLVILGATDKFANGRFAGIAIGLALTLIHLISIPITNTSVNPARSLSQAIFAGGEPLSQVWLFWLAPILGAIVAGFIYKTLLQNHAEA is encoded by the coding sequence ATGAAAAAATTATTTGCTGAATTTTTTGGAACCTATTGGCTTGTTTTTGGAGGCTGCGGAAGCGCCCTTTTTGCAGCGGGTATACCTAATCTAGGAATTGGATTTGCGGGGGTTGCCTTAGCATTTGGTTTAACCGTGCTAACAATGGCTTATGCAGTTGGACACATCTCTGGTGGACATTTTAATCCTGCTGTATCTTTTGGTTTATGGGCTGGAGGAAGATTCCCGGCAAAAGACCTTTTACCTTATATCATTTCACAATGTGTTGGTGCACTGGCTGCAGCCGGAACATTATTTATAATCTGGTCAGGCAAAGCAGGAAACGTAATTGACAATACTAAAGCCGGAGCTTTTGCTTCAAATGGTTTTGGCGCATTTTCTCCTGATGGTTATTCTTTACAATCTGCATTTATAGCTGAATTTGTTCTGACATTATTCTTCTTATTGGTAATTCTTGGAGCTACTGATAAATTTGCAAACGGAAGATTTGCCGGAATTGCTATTGGTTTAGCCTTGACTTTAATTCACTTAATCAGTATTCCTATCACTAATACTTCAGTAAATCCTGCTAGATCATTATCACAAGCAATTTTTGCCGGTGGAGAGCCTTTATCACAAGTTTGGTTATTTTGGTTAGCACCAATTTTAGGAGCAATTGTCGCCGGATTTATATATAAAACATTATTGCAAAACCACGCAGAAGCCTAA
- a CDS encoding DMT family transporter codes for MSQNNVLKGVFLVAIGATTYGMLATFVKMAYSEGYTTAEVTTSQFILGIIGILLINTFQKIKHKDNVVKATPKNIFNLMLAGTSLGMTSLFYYLAVKYIPVSIGIVLLMQTVWMGVLLEMILEKKLPSKQKVVAVIIVLIGTVLATNIIHNDIQLDWRGIVWGVLAAASFTTTMFTANRVAIGISSAQRSLYMLLGGAIIVFSFAFATQIASFNFEIFTKWGIVLALFGTIIPPMLMTAGFPLTGIGLGSIVSALELPVSVMMAYVLLNEQVIFSQWVGIVLIILAIIIMNVNFKPKK; via the coding sequence ATGTCACAAAACAACGTATTAAAGGGAGTATTTTTAGTAGCAATTGGAGCAACAACTTACGGAATGTTAGCTACTTTCGTAAAAATGGCCTATTCTGAAGGATATACTACTGCCGAAGTAACAACATCTCAATTTATATTAGGAATCATTGGTATTTTACTAATAAATACCTTCCAGAAAATCAAACACAAAGACAATGTTGTAAAAGCAACTCCAAAGAATATATTTAACTTAATGCTTGCGGGAACTTCATTAGGAATGACAAGTTTGTTCTATTATTTAGCCGTAAAATACATTCCTGTTTCTATTGGTATCGTTTTATTAATGCAAACGGTTTGGATGGGAGTTTTGCTTGAAATGATTTTAGAAAAAAAATTACCTTCAAAACAAAAAGTCGTTGCTGTAATCATTGTACTTATTGGTACTGTTTTGGCAACTAATATTATCCATAATGATATACAATTAGATTGGAGAGGGATTGTTTGGGGAGTTTTGGCTGCGGCATCTTTTACTACAACTATGTTTACTGCAAATCGTGTTGCTATCGGAATTTCATCCGCACAACGAAGCTTATACATGCTTTTGGGCGGAGCTATTATTGTATTTTCATTTGCTTTTGCAACTCAAATAGCCTCTTTTAACTTTGAGATTTTCACGAAATGGGGAATTGTACTGGCTTTGTTCGGAACCATTATTCCTCCAATGTTAATGACTGCAGGTTTCCCGTTAACCGGAATTGGATTAGGAAGTATTGTTTCTGCTCTTGAACTTCCTGTTTCTGTTATGATGGCTTATGTTTTACTAAACGAGCAAGTTATCTTTTCTCAATGGGTTGGAATTGTTTTAATCATTCTGGCAATAATTATTATGAATGTAAATTTCAAGCCTAAAAAATAG